A genome region from Variovorax paradoxus includes the following:
- a CDS encoding UxaA family hydrolase translates to MNAPNLQIQGFPRADGRKGIRNVVVVAYLVECAHHVAREITLNFRQQDGESEVHLVGFPGCYPNAYAERMMEAIATHPNVGAALLISLGCESMNKRKLEEAVAASGRPVHTLTIQQKGGTRSTIREGTEWVQWALAELAQQQRVPMALNELVVGTICGGSDGTSGITANPAVGRAFDLLIAQDARCIFEETGELIGCEFHMKRRAATPELGEAIVECVNKAARYYSTMGHGSFAPGNADGGLSTIEEKSLGAYAKSGASPINGIVKPGDVPPQGGLYLLDVVPDGEPRFGFPNISDNAEIVELIACGAHVILFTTGRGSVVGSAVSPVIKVCANPDTYRQLGEDMDVDAGRILEGRGTLQEVGQEIFDAVREVANGTASKSEALGHREFILTYKAFEPLGPSCLPLARAA, encoded by the coding sequence ATGAACGCTCCCAACCTCCAGATCCAGGGCTTCCCGCGTGCCGATGGCCGCAAGGGCATCCGCAACGTCGTGGTCGTGGCCTACCTGGTCGAGTGCGCGCACCACGTGGCGCGCGAGATCACGCTGAACTTCCGCCAGCAGGACGGCGAGAGCGAGGTGCACCTCGTCGGCTTCCCCGGCTGCTATCCCAACGCGTACGCCGAACGCATGATGGAAGCGATCGCCACGCACCCCAACGTGGGCGCGGCGCTGCTAATTTCGCTGGGCTGCGAAAGCATGAACAAGCGCAAGCTCGAGGAGGCGGTGGCCGCCTCGGGCCGGCCGGTGCACACGCTCACCATCCAGCAGAAGGGCGGCACGCGCAGCACCATCCGCGAAGGCACGGAGTGGGTGCAGTGGGCGCTGGCCGAACTCGCGCAGCAGCAGCGCGTGCCGATGGCGCTGAACGAACTCGTGGTCGGCACCATCTGCGGCGGCTCCGACGGCACCAGCGGCATCACCGCCAACCCGGCCGTGGGCCGCGCCTTCGACCTGCTGATCGCGCAGGACGCGCGCTGCATCTTCGAGGAAACCGGCGAACTCATCGGCTGCGAGTTCCACATGAAGCGGCGCGCCGCCACGCCCGAACTGGGCGAGGCCATCGTCGAGTGCGTGAACAAGGCCGCGCGCTACTACAGCACCATGGGCCACGGCAGCTTCGCGCCGGGCAATGCCGACGGCGGGCTCTCCACCATCGAGGAGAAGTCGCTCGGCGCGTACGCCAAGAGCGGCGCCTCGCCCATCAACGGCATCGTGAAGCCCGGCGACGTGCCGCCGCAGGGCGGCCTCTACCTGCTGGACGTGGTGCCCGACGGCGAGCCGCGCTTCGGCTTCCCGAACATCAGCGACAACGCGGAGATCGTGGAGCTCATCGCCTGCGGCGCGCACGTGATCCTGTTCACCACGGGGCGCGGCTCGGTGGTGGGCTCGGCCGTGTCGCCGGTCATCAAGGTCTGCGCCAATCCCGACACCTACCGCCAGCTCGGCGAAGACATGGACGTCGATGCCGGCCGCATCCTCGAAGGGCGCGGCACGCTGCAGGAGGTGGGCCAGGAGATCTTCGACGCGGTGCGCGAGGTGGCCAACGGCACGGCCAGCAAGTCGGAGGCGCTGGGCCATCGCGAATTCATCCTGACCTACAAGGCCTTCGAACCGCTCGGCCCTTCGTGCCTGCCGCTCGCGCGCGCCGCATAG
- a CDS encoding transporter substrate-binding domain-containing protein, whose translation MTSLFSLKRRGALLSALALALPLGFAGAAHADQLDTITAAKKIRVAIDLAVPPYGLKDEKLNATGSDVETARLLAKSLGLELEIVPTTGANRIPFLQTDKADIVISSMSVTPEREKVVDFSVPYAAILAVVGAPKGMAIAGPADLAGKKVIATRGTTNDQELTKILPAGAQVVRFDDDATSITAIVSGQADIFATAPPLLKTINEKNPAKQMEPKFTMKVNFLAIGLRKNEPRLKARLDEFVKAQLKSGELNTIYKKFHGADLPADVTRNGA comes from the coding sequence ATGACTTCCCTCTTTTCGCTCAAGCGCCGCGGCGCATTGCTCTCGGCCCTTGCACTGGCACTGCCGCTGGGATTCGCCGGCGCGGCGCACGCCGACCAGCTCGACACCATCACCGCCGCCAAGAAGATTCGCGTGGCCATCGATCTCGCCGTGCCGCCCTACGGCCTGAAGGACGAGAAGCTCAACGCCACCGGCTCGGACGTGGAGACTGCGCGCCTGCTGGCGAAAAGCCTGGGCCTCGAACTGGAGATCGTCCCGACCACCGGCGCCAACCGCATCCCGTTCCTGCAGACCGACAAGGCCGACATCGTCATCTCCAGCATGTCGGTCACGCCGGAGCGCGAGAAGGTCGTCGACTTCTCGGTGCCCTACGCCGCCATCCTGGCCGTGGTGGGCGCGCCCAAGGGCATGGCCATCGCGGGCCCCGCCGATCTCGCGGGCAAGAAGGTGATCGCCACGCGCGGCACCACCAACGACCAGGAGCTGACCAAGATCCTGCCCGCCGGCGCGCAGGTGGTGCGCTTCGACGACGACGCCACTTCCATCACCGCGATCGTGAGCGGCCAGGCCGACATCTTCGCGACCGCGCCGCCGCTGCTGAAGACCATCAACGAGAAGAACCCCGCCAAGCAGATGGAGCCGAAGTTCACCATGAAGGTCAACTTCCTGGCCATCGGCCTGCGCAAGAACGAACCGCGCCTGAAGGCCAGGCTCGACGAGTTCGTGAAGGCGCAGCTCAAGAGCGGCGAGCTCAACACCATCTACAAGAAGTTCCACGGCGCCGACCTGCCCGCGGACGTGACGCGCAACGGCGCCTGA
- a CDS encoding amino acid ABC transporter permease gives MPAEHLGFLLMGAWGTVQLSALAFVGGGLIGLAVALARVSPVKAVRMAAAGYIQVIQGTPLLVLMGVCFFGPNIVGIGSVPALAAAALAITIYASAFLGEIWRGCIQAVPRSQWEAAECLALTRWERMRRVVLPQALRIATPPTVGFLVQIIKNTSIASLVVGYAELSYNAKVLNNSTFQPFLYFGCAVVLYFVLCYPLSRWSRALERKLNAARG, from the coding sequence ATGCCGGCCGAACACCTCGGCTTTCTCCTGATGGGCGCGTGGGGCACTGTGCAGCTGTCGGCGCTCGCGTTCGTGGGCGGCGGGCTCATCGGCCTGGCGGTGGCGCTGGCGCGCGTGTCGCCGGTGAAGGCTGTGCGCATGGCGGCCGCGGGCTACATCCAGGTCATCCAGGGCACGCCGCTGTTGGTGCTGATGGGCGTGTGCTTCTTCGGACCGAACATCGTGGGCATCGGCTCGGTGCCCGCGCTGGCGGCGGCGGCGCTGGCCATCACCATCTATGCGAGCGCCTTCCTCGGCGAGATCTGGCGTGGCTGCATCCAGGCCGTGCCGCGCAGCCAGTGGGAGGCGGCCGAATGCCTGGCGCTCACGCGCTGGGAGCGCATGCGCCGCGTGGTGCTGCCGCAGGCGCTGCGCATCGCGACGCCGCCCACCGTGGGCTTCCTGGTGCAGATCATCAAGAACACGTCGATCGCCTCGCTGGTGGTGGGCTACGCGGAGCTTTCCTACAACGCCAAGGTGCTGAACAACTCGACCTTCCAGCCCTTCCTGTATTTCGGGTGCGCGGTGGTGCTGTATTTCGTTCTCTGTTATCCGCTGTCGCGATGGAGTCGCGCCCTTGAAAGGAAGCTCAATGCAGCCCGTGGTTGA
- a CDS encoding amino acid ABC transporter ATP-binding protein, which produces MQPVVELNDVHKHFGKLHVLKGVSFSVTRGQVVAIIGQSGSGKSTALRCIDRLETIDSGTISCCGHAVHDAALNLRDLRKDVGIVFQSYNLFPHLTVKQNITLAPQSVKKMSAAEAGAIAMEVLERVGLAEKAGAYPEQLSGGQQQRVAIARSLAMKPQLMLFDEVTSALDPQLTGEVLKVMEKLAAEGMTMILVTHEMAFARGVADKVIYMHQGLVWEEGDASILSDPQTPELRQFIGTGL; this is translated from the coding sequence ATGCAGCCCGTGGTTGAACTCAACGACGTCCACAAGCACTTCGGCAAGCTGCATGTGCTCAAGGGCGTGTCGTTCTCCGTCACGCGCGGGCAGGTGGTGGCCATCATCGGCCAGAGCGGATCGGGCAAGAGCACGGCGCTGCGCTGCATCGACCGGCTGGAGACCATTGACAGCGGCACGATCAGCTGCTGCGGCCACGCGGTGCACGACGCCGCGCTGAACCTGCGCGACCTGCGCAAGGACGTGGGCATCGTGTTCCAGAGCTACAACCTGTTCCCGCACCTCACGGTGAAGCAGAACATCACGCTCGCGCCGCAGTCGGTGAAGAAGATGAGCGCGGCCGAGGCCGGCGCCATCGCCATGGAAGTGCTCGAGCGCGTGGGCCTGGCCGAGAAGGCGGGCGCCTATCCCGAACAGCTCTCGGGCGGCCAGCAGCAGCGCGTGGCCATCGCACGCTCGCTCGCGATGAAGCCGCAGCTGATGCTGTTCGACGAAGTGACCTCCGCGCTCGACCCGCAGCTCACCGGCGAGGTGCTCAAGGTGATGGAGAAGCTCGCGGCCGAGGGGATGACCATGATCCTCGTGACGCACGAGATGGCCTTCGCGCGCGGCGTGGCCGACAAGGTCATCTACATGCACCAGGGGCTGGTGTGGGAGGAGGGCGACGCCAGCATCCTCAGCGATCCGCAGACGCCCGAGCTGCGCCAGTTCATCGGCACCGGGCTTTGA
- a CDS encoding UxaA family hydrolase produces MPTASPAPAIDARLVLLSPSDNCLIACTHLAAGTAVQLEGGPVALAKDIGLGHKIARHAIAAGTKVLKYDAVIGSLRTPVEAGAHIHTHNLDSDYTPTYTLDEGRTFVGHG; encoded by the coding sequence ATGCCGACCGCCTCTCCCGCACCGGCCATCGACGCCCGGCTGGTGCTGCTCTCCCCCTCGGACAACTGCCTGATCGCCTGCACCCACCTCGCCGCCGGCACCGCGGTGCAGCTCGAGGGCGGCCCCGTCGCACTGGCAAAGGACATCGGCCTGGGCCACAAGATCGCGCGCCATGCCATCGCGGCCGGAACCAAGGTGCTGAAGTACGACGCCGTCATCGGCAGCCTGCGCACGCCGGTCGAGGCCGGCGCGCACATCCACACGCACAACCTCGACAGCGACTACACGCCGACCTACACGCTGGACGAAGGCAGGACCTTCGTCGGCCACGGCTGA
- a CDS encoding response regulator transcription factor, with product MRILIAEDDQVLADALLRSLRTSGAAVDHVANGSQADTALMTHDEFDLLILDLGLPSLHGIEILKRLRARGSQLPVLVLTAADSVEERVKGLDHGADDYMAKPFSLQELEARVRALTRRGMGTTSNAIRHGPLVYDQAGRVATIDGKMIELSARELGLLEVLLQRAGRLVSKDQLVDRLCEWGEEVSLNAIEVYIHRLRKKIEKGPVRIATVRGLGYCLEKIQG from the coding sequence ATGCGGATTCTGATTGCCGAAGACGACCAGGTGCTGGCCGATGCCCTGCTGCGCAGCCTGCGCACCTCGGGTGCGGCGGTCGACCATGTGGCCAACGGCTCGCAGGCCGACACCGCGCTCATGACCCACGACGAGTTCGACCTGCTGATCCTCGACCTCGGGCTGCCGAGCCTGCACGGCATCGAGATCTTGAAGCGCCTGCGTGCGCGCGGCTCGCAGCTGCCGGTGCTGGTGCTCACCGCGGCCGACAGCGTGGAGGAACGCGTGAAGGGCCTGGACCACGGCGCCGACGACTACATGGCCAAGCCGTTCAGCCTGCAGGAGCTGGAGGCGCGCGTGCGTGCCCTCACGCGGCGGGGCATGGGCACCACCAGCAACGCCATCCGCCACGGACCCCTGGTCTACGACCAGGCGGGCCGCGTGGCCACCATCGACGGAAAGATGATCGAGCTGTCGGCGCGTGAACTCGGCCTGCTCGAGGTGCTGCTGCAGCGCGCCGGCCGGCTGGTGAGCAAGGACCAGCTCGTCGACCGGCTCTGCGAATGGGGCGAGGAGGTGAGCCTCAATGCCATCGAGGTGTACATCCACCGACTGCGCAAGAAGATCGAGAAAGGCCCGGTGCGCATCGCGACGGTGCGCGGGCTGGGCTACTGCCTGGAGAAGATCCAGGGCTGA
- the recX gene encoding recombination regulator RecX: protein MAFNAPSLKGRALRLLSQREHSRVELERKLAKHEEEPGTLAKALDELAAKDFISEPRVVASVLNQRAARSGALRVKQELQAKGIAPEAIAEAVAGLQETEVERATALWRRRFDAPPADAKERAKQMRFLMARGFSGAVVSKVLRSDFDETDE from the coding sequence ATGGCATTCAACGCCCCGTCACTCAAAGGCCGCGCCCTGCGCCTGCTCAGCCAGCGCGAGCATTCGCGCGTGGAGCTGGAACGCAAGCTCGCGAAGCATGAAGAAGAGCCCGGCACGCTGGCGAAGGCGCTCGACGAACTGGCGGCGAAGGATTTCATCAGCGAGCCGCGCGTGGTGGCCTCGGTGCTCAACCAGCGCGCGGCGCGATCGGGCGCGTTGCGGGTGAAGCAGGAACTGCAGGCCAAGGGCATCGCGCCCGAGGCCATCGCCGAGGCGGTGGCCGGCCTGCAGGAGACCGAGGTCGAACGCGCCACGGCGCTGTGGCGCCGCCGCTTCGACGCCCCGCCCGCCGACGCGAAGGAGCGGGCGAAGCAGATGCGATTCCTGATGGCGCGCGGCTTCTCCGGCGCCGTCGTTTCCAAGGTGCTCAGGAGCGACTTCGATGAAACCGACGAATGA
- a CDS encoding mandelate racemase/muconate lactonizing enzyme family protein codes for MAKIDQVEIAQIDIAPKVRRTDAIQSFVTQETVMVTVRCDDGSAGTGYTYTIGTGGSSIVALLHDHLAPRLIGRDPQQYEAIWRDLFFHTHATAVGAITSLALAAIDTALWDRNARAAGLPLWRLAGGAQARVPVYTTEGGWLHLEPAQLVEQTLAAKAEGFLGAKIKVGKPHVAQDIARLAAVREAVGADFELMVDANQSFTVAEAIRRARQYAPLDLAWFEEPMPAEHVRGHAQLLASTSVPIAVGESMYHPSQFAEYIQQGACSIMQADVARVGGITPWLKIAHLAEAHNIAMCPHFLMELHVSLCAAVPNARWVEYIPQLDDLTTSRLRIEDGHAVAPETPGLGIEWDADQLKARRKFAPIAVRG; via the coding sequence ATGGCAAAGATCGACCAGGTCGAGATCGCGCAGATCGACATCGCGCCCAAGGTCAGGCGCACCGACGCCATCCAGTCGTTCGTGACGCAGGAGACCGTGATGGTCACCGTGCGCTGCGACGACGGCTCGGCGGGCACGGGCTACACGTACACCATCGGCACGGGCGGCTCGTCCATCGTGGCGCTGCTGCACGACCATCTGGCGCCGCGCCTGATCGGGCGCGACCCGCAGCAGTACGAAGCCATCTGGCGCGACCTGTTCTTCCATACGCACGCGACCGCGGTGGGCGCCATCACCAGCCTGGCGCTCGCGGCCATCGACACCGCGCTGTGGGACCGCAACGCACGCGCGGCGGGCCTGCCGCTGTGGCGCCTGGCCGGCGGCGCGCAGGCGCGCGTGCCCGTCTACACGACCGAAGGCGGCTGGCTGCACCTCGAGCCCGCGCAGCTGGTGGAGCAGACGCTGGCCGCGAAGGCTGAAGGCTTCCTCGGCGCGAAGATCAAGGTCGGCAAGCCGCATGTGGCGCAGGACATCGCGCGCCTCGCAGCCGTGCGCGAAGCCGTGGGCGCGGACTTCGAGTTGATGGTGGACGCCAACCAGAGCTTCACCGTGGCCGAAGCCATCCGCCGCGCGCGCCAGTACGCGCCGCTCGACCTCGCCTGGTTCGAGGAGCCGATGCCGGCCGAGCACGTGCGCGGGCATGCGCAGCTGCTGGCGAGCACCAGCGTGCCGATCGCGGTGGGCGAGTCGATGTACCACCCGTCGCAGTTCGCCGAATACATCCAGCAGGGCGCCTGCTCGATCATGCAGGCCGACGTGGCGCGCGTGGGCGGCATCACGCCGTGGCTCAAGATTGCGCACCTGGCCGAGGCGCACAACATCGCGATGTGCCCGCACTTCCTGATGGAGCTGCACGTGAGCCTGTGCGCGGCGGTGCCGAATGCGCGCTGGGTGGAATACATCCCGCAGCTCGACGACCTCACGACCAGCAGGCTGCGCATCGAAGACGGCCATGCGGTGGCGCCCGAGACGCCCGGGTTGGGCATCGAATGGGACGCCGACCAGCTGAAGGCGCGGCGCAAGTTCGCGCCGATCGCGGTGCGCGGCTGA
- a CDS encoding amino acid ABC transporter permease gives MNYQFDFAPVLEQWPLLLEGAWTTVQLSFIATVLGFALGTVCALGRNSRHGWLRNLTGGYVEAIRNTPLLIQSYFLIFGLSSAGVTMPIMVGAVLALVVNIGAYSCEIIRAGIESIHKGQLEAAQCLGLSKVQVFWHVILRPAVERVYPALASQFVLLMLASSIMSSIGAEELFGVANRIQSDTFRNFEIFIVLWVVYLVLSYAMRLGFWLLGMLIFPRRRKLGTPL, from the coding sequence TTGAACTACCAGTTCGATTTCGCGCCCGTGCTCGAACAGTGGCCGCTGCTGCTCGAAGGCGCGTGGACCACCGTGCAGCTTTCCTTCATCGCGACCGTGCTGGGCTTCGCGCTCGGCACGGTCTGCGCGCTGGGCCGCAACAGCCGCCACGGCTGGCTGCGCAACCTCACGGGCGGCTATGTGGAAGCGATCCGCAACACGCCGCTGCTGATCCAGAGCTACTTTCTCATCTTCGGCCTGTCGAGCGCGGGCGTGACCATGCCGATCATGGTGGGCGCGGTGCTCGCGCTGGTGGTGAACATCGGCGCGTACAGCTGCGAGATCATCCGCGCGGGCATCGAGTCGATCCACAAGGGCCAGCTCGAGGCGGCGCAATGCCTGGGCCTGTCCAAGGTGCAGGTGTTCTGGCACGTGATCCTGCGGCCCGCAGTGGAGCGCGTGTACCCGGCGCTCGCCAGCCAGTTCGTGCTGCTGATGCTGGCCTCCAGCATCATGTCGTCGATCGGTGCCGAAGAGCTCTTCGGCGTGGCCAACCGCATCCAGTCGGACACCTTCCGCAACTTCGAGATCTTCATCGTGCTGTGGGTGGTGTACCTGGTGCTGTCGTACGCCATGCGCCTGGGCTTCTGGCTGCTGGGCATGCTCATCTTCCCGCGCCGGCGCAAGCTGGGCACGCCGTTGTGA
- a CDS encoding MarR family winged helix-turn-helix transcriptional regulator codes for MAEAAFPTDPDAWRQTHLGRLLGHAMRRFDERVLELMAHDVDVPLALSNLAARAQVSAAHIHITRHLAREGSRLTEMAERAGMTKQAMGALVDQCEAWGLVTRGPDPLDARARRVLFTADGLAWLDAFRGAVTQAESEFRSSVGNDIATVVTIGLEAYTAG; via the coding sequence ATGGCCGAAGCCGCTTTCCCCACCGATCCCGACGCCTGGCGCCAGACACACCTGGGCCGGCTGCTGGGCCATGCGATGCGCCGTTTCGACGAGCGCGTGCTGGAGCTGATGGCACACGACGTCGATGTGCCCCTGGCCCTGTCGAACCTCGCCGCGCGTGCGCAGGTGAGCGCAGCACACATCCACATCACCCGGCATCTCGCGCGCGAGGGATCGCGTCTCACCGAAATGGCCGAGCGCGCCGGCATGACCAAGCAGGCCATGGGCGCGCTGGTCGACCAGTGCGAGGCCTGGGGGCTGGTCACGCGCGGGCCCGATCCGCTCGACGCGCGCGCGCGGCGCGTGCTCTTCACGGCCGACGGGCTGGCCTGGCTCGATGCCTTCCGCGGCGCGGTGACGCAGGCCGAAAGCGAGTTCAGGAGCAGCGTCGGAAACGACATCGCCACCGTGGTAACCATCGGACTCGAGGCCTACACGGCGGGCTAG
- the recA gene encoding recombinase RecA, which translates to MDAVVKGASISVANSEKAKALQAALAQIEKQFGKGTIMRLGEGEALEDIQVVSTGSLGLDIALGVGGLPRGRVIEIYGPESSGKTTLTLQVIAAMQKQAGTCAFVDAEHALDVQYAQKLGVNLSDLLISQPDTGEQALEIVDSLVRSGAVDLIVVDSVAALTPKAEIEGEMGDSLPGLQARLMSQALRKLTATIKKTNCMVIFINQIRMKIGVMFGSPETTTGGNALKFYASVRLDIRRIGTIKKGDEAIGNETKVKVVKNKVSPPFKTAEFDILFGEGISREGEIIDMGVNAKIVDKSGAWYAYNGEKIGQGRDNAREFLRENPELSREIENKVRESLGIPLLAADADSTPEKPQKAAKADKAEKADKGE; encoded by the coding sequence ATGGACGCAGTCGTCAAGGGCGCAAGCATCTCGGTCGCCAACAGTGAAAAGGCCAAGGCGCTCCAGGCCGCGCTGGCCCAGATCGAAAAGCAGTTCGGCAAGGGCACCATCATGCGGCTCGGCGAAGGCGAGGCGCTCGAGGACATCCAGGTGGTCTCCACCGGCTCGCTGGGCCTCGATATCGCCCTGGGCGTCGGCGGTCTGCCGCGCGGCCGCGTCATCGAGATCTACGGCCCCGAATCGTCGGGCAAGACCACGCTCACGCTGCAGGTGATCGCCGCCATGCAGAAACAGGCCGGCACCTGCGCCTTCGTCGACGCCGAACACGCACTCGACGTGCAGTACGCCCAGAAGCTCGGCGTGAACCTGTCGGACCTGCTGATCAGCCAGCCCGACACCGGCGAGCAGGCGCTCGAAATCGTCGACTCGCTGGTGCGCTCCGGTGCCGTCGACCTGATCGTGGTCGACTCGGTCGCCGCGCTCACGCCCAAGGCCGAAATCGAAGGCGAAATGGGCGACTCGCTGCCCGGCCTGCAGGCCCGCCTGATGAGCCAGGCGCTGCGCAAGCTCACCGCCACGATCAAGAAGACCAATTGCATGGTCATCTTCATCAACCAGATCCGCATGAAGATCGGCGTGATGTTCGGCTCGCCCGAAACCACCACCGGCGGCAATGCGCTGAAGTTCTACGCCTCGGTGCGCCTGGACATCCGACGCATCGGCACCATCAAGAAGGGCGACGAGGCCATCGGCAACGAGACCAAGGTGAAGGTGGTGAAGAACAAGGTCTCGCCTCCGTTCAAGACGGCCGAGTTCGACATCCTGTTCGGCGAAGGCATCAGCCGCGAGGGCGAGATCATCGACATGGGCGTGAACGCCAAGATCGTCGACAAGTCGGGCGCCTGGTACGCCTACAACGGCGAGAAGATCGGCCAGGGCCGCGACAACGCCCGCGAGTTCCTGCGCGAGAACCCCGAGCTGTCGCGCGAGATCGAGAACAAGGTGCGCGAGTCGCTGGGCATTCCGCTGCTGGCCGCCGATGCGGACAGCACGCCCGAGAAGCCGCAGAAGGCTGCCAAGGCGGACAAGGCCGAGAAGGCGGACAAGGGCGAGTAA
- a CDS encoding RraA family protein: MPHDSALIGRLQACYTGILHDVMRAAGMRDFTLPPTLRPLIAGRKLCGPAFTVNGRVDPTADPHETLMAWTGFLSRAKPGHIAVIQPNDSTVSHMGELSAETLGRKGVLGVIADGGVRDAEFILQQGFQVWHRYFTPRDIVGYWLPEAMDVPVRIGEVTVNPGDLLLADTDGVICLPLAQADAVITEAEHMMGRENLVRTAILAGTDPQEAYLKYRKF, encoded by the coding sequence ATGCCACACGACTCCGCGCTCATCGGCCGCCTGCAAGCCTGCTACACCGGCATCCTTCACGACGTGATGCGCGCCGCAGGCATGCGCGACTTCACCCTGCCGCCCACGCTGCGCCCGCTGATCGCCGGCCGGAAGCTCTGCGGTCCGGCCTTCACGGTGAACGGGCGCGTCGACCCCACGGCCGATCCGCACGAGACGCTGATGGCGTGGACCGGCTTTCTGTCGCGCGCCAAGCCGGGCCACATCGCGGTGATCCAGCCCAACGACTCCACCGTGTCGCACATGGGCGAGCTGTCGGCCGAGACGCTGGGCCGCAAAGGCGTGCTGGGCGTGATCGCCGACGGCGGCGTGCGCGACGCCGAGTTCATCCTGCAGCAGGGCTTCCAGGTGTGGCACCGCTACTTCACGCCGCGCGATATCGTGGGCTACTGGCTGCCCGAGGCGATGGACGTGCCGGTGCGCATCGGCGAGGTCACGGTGAACCCCGGCGACCTGCTGCTGGCCGACACCGACGGCGTGATCTGCCTGCCGCTGGCGCAGGCCGACGCCGTCATCACCGAAGCCGAGCACATGATGGGCCGCGAGAACCTCGTGCGCACCGCCATCCTCGCGGGCACCGACCCGCAGGAGGCTTATCTGAAATACCGCAAGTTCTGA
- a CDS encoding SDR family oxidoreductase, with amino-acid sequence MTSRVQGKNILVTAAGKGIGRASALALEREGATVWATDVDEAALAELAALAREEGLAGLKPAALDVRDSAALKSFAQTAGRLDVLFNCAGFVHSGNILACEEADWDFSMDLNVKSMYRTIRAFLPDMLERGGSIINMASAASSVKGVPNRFVYGASKAAVIGLTKAVAADFIQQGVRCNAICPGTVESPSLRDRIAAQAEQAGADEATVRAAFVARQPLGRVGKPEEIAALVVYLASDESAFTTGAIHMIDGGWSN; translated from the coding sequence ATGACTTCCCGCGTTCAAGGAAAGAACATCCTCGTCACCGCTGCCGGCAAGGGCATCGGCCGGGCCAGCGCTCTGGCGCTGGAGCGCGAAGGCGCCACGGTGTGGGCGACCGACGTGGACGAGGCTGCGCTGGCCGAACTGGCGGCGCTGGCCCGCGAAGAAGGCCTTGCGGGGCTCAAGCCGGCCGCGCTCGACGTGCGCGACAGCGCAGCACTGAAGTCCTTTGCGCAGACCGCGGGCCGGCTCGACGTGCTCTTCAACTGCGCCGGCTTCGTCCACAGCGGCAACATCCTGGCGTGCGAAGAAGCCGACTGGGACTTCAGCATGGACCTCAACGTGAAGTCGATGTACCGCACCATCCGCGCCTTCCTGCCCGACATGCTGGAGCGCGGCGGCTCGATCATCAACATGGCCTCGGCCGCGTCGAGCGTGAAGGGCGTGCCCAACCGATTCGTCTACGGCGCGTCGAAGGCGGCCGTCATCGGGCTGACCAAGGCGGTGGCGGCAGACTTCATCCAGCAGGGCGTGCGCTGCAACGCCATCTGCCCCGGCACGGTCGAGTCGCCCTCGCTGCGCGACCGCATCGCGGCGCAGGCCGAGCAGGCCGGTGCCGACGAGGCCACCGTGCGCGCCGCCTTCGTGGCGCGCCAGCCGCTCGGCCGCGTCGGCAAGCCGGAGGAGATCGCGGCGCTGGTGGTGTACCTGGCGTCCGACGAGTCGGCCTTCACCACCGGCGCGATCCATATGATCGACGGTGGATGGTCGAACTGA
- a CDS encoding SRPBCC family protein, producing the protein MKPTNDNPSAQSRVVTQRVACDWRRAYALAADPARLPDWASGLSKSALVQQGDQWIARTPESGDARMRFAPPNEFGVLDHWVAPEGVAEIYMPFRVIGVAPDACELQFTLLRQPHMDDAAFARDAEWIARDLKALRDLLEA; encoded by the coding sequence ATGAAACCGACGAATGACAACCCTTCCGCGCAGTCGCGCGTCGTCACGCAGCGCGTGGCTTGCGACTGGCGCCGCGCGTATGCACTGGCTGCCGATCCGGCGCGGCTGCCCGACTGGGCCAGCGGCCTCTCGAAGAGCGCGCTGGTGCAGCAGGGCGACCAGTGGATCGCGCGCACGCCCGAGAGCGGCGACGCCCGCATGCGCTTCGCGCCGCCCAACGAGTTCGGCGTGCTCGACCACTGGGTTGCGCCCGAAGGCGTTGCCGAGATCTACATGCCGTTCCGCGTGATCGGCGTGGCGCCGGACGCCTGCGAGCTGCAGTTCACGCTGCTGCGCCAGCCGCACATGGACGACGCGGCCTTCGCACGCGACGCCGAGTGGATCGCGCGCGACCTGAAGGCGTTGCGCGACCTGCTCGAGGCCTGA